cggcctcggaggaTGGCTCACGTACGTTCAAGGCTGCTCGACTACGCACTACAGTCTTATGTCGCATCTACGATTGAGTGAGGCGCTGACAGAAATTTCTCTAGATTCGGTGGACACGTCGATAATGGTGAGAATTCAGAAAATGCCCAGTTGAAGTAATGCGCCCGCTCTGACTTGAGGGACCTAGAAAAAACGATTGCTTGCATGAAGCAGGCATATGACTGCGGAATCAACTTCTTCGATACCGCCGAGAGGTCAGTCTTCCCTATAGGGAATCGACTGTGTGAAAATAAGGCTGACACCCGGTAGTTATGCGGACGGTCAATCGGAGATCGCCATGGGCCACGCCATCGAGAAGTTGGGCTGGAAGCGCAATGATATTGTGATTAGCACCAAGCTCAACTGGGGTGGCGCCAACGGCGAGGTCCTCGTCAACAACCACGGACTCTCCCGCAAGCACATCGTCGAGGGTCTGCGATCATCCTTGAAGCGTCTCAACCTCGAATACGTCGACATTGTCTACGCGCACCGGCCAGACCGATTGACGCCCATGGAGGAGACGGTTCGAGCCTTCAATCATGTCATTGAGCGCGGCTGGGCCTTTTACTGGGGTACCTCTGAGTGGTCGGCCGATGAGATCGCCGAAGCGTGCGGGATCGCCCGAGAGCTGCGCCTGATTCCTCCAGTCGTCGAGCAGCCTCAATACAATCTGCTGGCGCGGGAAAAGGTCGAAAGTGAATTCCAACGTCTCTACAGCCGATTTGGCCTTGGCTTGACGGTCTTCAGCCCCATCAAGATGGGCCTGCTCAGTGGTAAATATAACGATTCGCCCGATCAGCCCCCGGCCGGATCCCGTTTCGCGGTCAGCAACGATAAATTCAGCAACATGGTCCGTGAATCGATGTATGGCAATGATGAGTGGAAGGAGTCTATCTCCAAGGTCATTAAGTTGAAGGTACGTGCTGCTGCATGCCAGTCTGCAGTCTTTTGTGCCTAGAGACCTTTCTTCATTCCTGTATTatattttcccccttctgcCATTATCCCCTCGACAACCAGTCACGGCTTTTACTCAGGGAAATCGCAATGGATCGCTAACACTCGGTCTGATTCTTCAGCCCATTGCCGATCAACTTGGCGTCACACAGTCCCAGCTGGCCTTGGCCTGGTGTCTCAAGAACCAGAACGTTTCCTCGGTGATCACGGGAGCATCAAACCCTCAACAAATTATTGAGAATGTTCAGGCCTTGAAGGTCCTTGATCAACTGACCCCGGAGGTGATGAAGAACATTGACGACATTGTCGGCAAGATCGAGCTCGCCCCTGCGAGACAGGACTAAACGAGTTCCTTTAAGAGATCATGAAACTACCAGCACAAAAATGTATACAGAATAGAGGAACTTTCATAGAGGGATTCCACTGTGCTCAATTTGTAAAAGCAAAATAGGTGGACTGCAACCGGCCAGCGAGGTAGTTCAAGGTCTCGACCCAGGAAGCTGCGTGCAGATCCCTCCATAATACGCTATCTTCGCCGCGCCGTCACCGCACTTCACACGATGAATTGCGAGAGCCTGAGTCCAGCATGGTGATCCGCGCACCTGGCTGCCGACTGCTGACATCCACCAGCACTTGCGTCCACGTCGATTTGGCAAGCTTTTGGACATATATAGACGATTTGC
The nucleotide sequence above comes from Penicillium oxalicum strain HP7-1 chromosome II, whole genome shotgun sequence. Encoded proteins:
- a CDS encoding putative voltage-gated potassium channel subunit beta, whose translation is MAWAEPRNTGMQYRRLGNSGLHVSVLGLGGWLTFGGHVDNEKTIACMKQAYDCGINFFDTAESYADGQSEIAMGHAIEKLGWKRNDIVISTKLNWGGANGEVLVNNHGLSRKHIVEGLRSSLKRLNLEYVDIVYAHRPDRLTPMEETVRAFNHVIERGWAFYWGTSEWSADEIAEACGIARELRLIPPVVEQPQYNLLAREKVESEFQRLYSRFGLGLTVFSPIKMGLLSGKYNDSPDQPPAGSRFAVSNDKFSNMVRESMYGNDEWKESISKVIKLKPIADQLGVTQSQLALAWCLKNQNVSSVITGASNPQQIIENVQALKVLDQLTPEVMKNIDDIVGKIELAPARQD